In Syngnathus scovelli strain Florida chromosome 10, RoL_Ssco_1.2, whole genome shotgun sequence, the following are encoded in one genomic region:
- the gpx4a gene encoding glutathione peroxidase 4a isoform X2, whose protein sequence is MRLLGSTVLLSVLLQALGDPPGDWSLATSIYDFSATDIDGNLVSLEKYRGNVVIITNVASKUGKTPVNYSQFAEMHAKYAERGLRILAFPSNQFANQEPGTNAEIKQFAHSYNAHFDMFSKIDVNGPNAHPLWKWMKEQPNGRGFMGNGIKWNFTKFLINKEGQVVKRYGTMDDPSVVEQDLPQYLNA, encoded by the exons GGGGACCCACCAGGGGATTGGAGCTTGGCCACCTCCATTTATGACTTCTCAGCCACCGACATTGATGGGAATTTGGTCTCACTAGAAAAATACCG GGGCAACGTGGTCATCATCACCAACGTAGCGTCCAAATGAGGCAAAACGCCCGTAAACTACTCTCAGTTTGCAGAGATGCACGCCAAGTACGCTGAGAGAGGTTTACGCATTCTGGCCTTCCCTTCCAACCAGTTTGCCAATCAG GAGCCAGGCACGAACGCCGAGATCAAGCAGTTTGCGCACTCGTACAATGCCCACTTTGACATGTTCAGCAAGATCGACGTCAACGGGCCCAACGCTCACCCGCTGTGGAAGTGGATGAAGGAGCAGCCCAACGGGAGAGGCTTCATGGGAAA tggtatcaagtggaatttcaccaag TTTCTGATCAACAAAGAGGGTCAGGTGGTGAAACGATATGGAACCATGGATGATCCAAGC GTGGTGGAGCAGGATCTTCCTCAGTATCTGAATGCCTAG